The sequence below is a genomic window from Variovorax paradoxus B4.
TTGGGCCTTGGCAACGTCAGTCGGGAAACCGTCCGGCGCATGCTAAAAAAAACGATCTCAAGCCCTGGCGACGGCTGATGTGGTGCATCGGCACGCTCACCGAAGAGTACCGCTGCCGCATGTACAACCTGCTCAAGCTGTACGCCAAACCGATGTGCGGCGACGAGCCCGTGATCTGCATCGACGAGAAGAGTCTGCAACTCGTTGCTCATAGCCGAGAGCCGTTGCCCATGGCGCCGGGCGAGGCGGCCAAGCTGGACTACGAATACGTGCGCAAGGGCACCACCAATCTGTTCGTGGCAGTCGAGCCCAAGGCGGGACAGCGCGTCGTCTCGGTCACCGATCACCGGGGCAAGACAGACTTCGTCGGCTTCGTCCAGGCACTTCTCACCGACACTTATGCGACGGCACGCCGCGTTCACCTCGTGCTGGACAACCTGAACATTCACTTCAGGAAATGCTTCGACGATGTGTTGGGAGTGCGCGCGGCCAACACGCTGTTGCGCCGGGTGTGCTTTCACTACACGCCCAAGCACGCAAGTTGGCTCAACATGGCAGAAATCGAGATCGGCATCCTCACGCGCCAATGCCTGAACCGCCGCCTCCCCAGCCAGCAACTCCTGCGACGCGAAGTCGATGCCTGGCAAGCAGATCGAAACGCGCTGCGCCGAACCATCGAGTGGAAGTTCACTCGACAGGATGCAGATCACAAGCTCGGTCGTCATTACGTTTCGAAACTTACGTGTTGACGTACTAGTTGGTCTTTGCGCCGGCCTGGAACCAGCGGCTGATCAGGGCCCGCTCTTCGTCGGTAATGCCCGTGGCGTTGTTCATC
It includes:
- a CDS encoding IS630 family transposase gives rise to the protein MWCIGTLTEEYRCRMYNLLKLYAKPMCGDEPVICIDEKSLQLVAHSREPLPMAPGEAAKLDYEYVRKGTTNLFVAVEPKAGQRVVSVTDHRGKTDFVGFVQALLTDTYATARRVHLVLDNLNIHFRKCFDDVLGVRAANTLLRRVCFHYTPKHASWLNMAEIEIGILTRQCLNRRLPSQQLLRREVDAWQADRNALRRTIEWKFTRQDADHKLGRHYVSKLTC